One genomic segment of Gottschalkia acidurici 9a includes these proteins:
- a CDS encoding lipase family alpha/beta hydrolase, giving the protein MMIFKKIRSKKRRNPIIFLHGIFGSIGDSIIPGTGDLDFGIAEFAYRPIINTLNEMGYEEGKNLFIAYYDWTKSNVYSAKNYLIPTIQKAKEVTGCRKVDIISHSMGGIVGRAYAQSNLYQNDIDKFIMIGTPNAGAIGAYYFWSGGEIPYEKIENNILYKIIKKGFLWSFQIKYKEKMNMDLIRKKFPSVQELLPNYDYGNYLLLNDSEEREYIPIENMQVRNTLLNELNKNSGILKKRRIKVYLIIGTNIETNKEITVRAYSKNTGQWEDGRPVDNIKTKLGDGTVICDSSAVIEGRSIYIDSNHTDILADSKYALSSILQIPIPQKISTSRRKVYKKIHSILANDVKDIKINIDGKEKSISSCRDYKSNEVIIKKLFEDTYWIVIKSEEENKIKINISSLSCEGNILIYTGDINSGIIKTKNIQVKDNLSLSI; this is encoded by the coding sequence ATGATGATTTTTAAAAAAATAAGATCTAAAAAGAGAAGAAATCCTATAATTTTTCTTCATGGAATATTTGGATCTATAGGAGATAGCATAATACCTGGTACTGGCGATTTAGACTTTGGGATAGCAGAATTTGCATATAGACCAATAATAAATACGCTTAATGAAATGGGCTATGAGGAAGGTAAAAATTTATTTATAGCATACTATGATTGGACTAAAAGCAATGTATACTCTGCGAAGAATTACTTAATACCTACTATACAAAAAGCAAAAGAAGTAACAGGGTGTCGTAAAGTTGATATAATAAGTCATAGCATGGGAGGAATAGTTGGTAGAGCTTATGCACAAAGTAACCTATATCAGAATGATATAGATAAATTTATAATGATAGGAACACCAAATGCAGGTGCCATAGGAGCATATTATTTCTGGAGTGGTGGGGAAATTCCATATGAAAAAATAGAGAACAACATACTTTATAAGATAATTAAGAAAGGATTCTTATGGAGCTTTCAAATTAAATACAAAGAAAAAATGAATATGGATCTCATAAGAAAAAAATTCCCATCAGTACAGGAGCTATTACCTAATTATGATTATGGAAATTATTTATTACTAAATGATAGCGAAGAAAGAGAATATATACCCATAGAAAATATGCAAGTCAGAAATACACTTCTTAATGAACTTAATAAAAATAGCGGTATACTAAAGAAACGCAGAATAAAAGTATACTTGATAATAGGAACAAATATAGAGACGAATAAAGAAATAACTGTAAGAGCGTATAGCAAAAATACAGGTCAGTGGGAAGATGGTAGACCAGTGGATAATATAAAAACAAAATTAGGAGATGGAACAGTTATATGTGATAGCTCTGCTGTAATAGAAGGAAGATCAATATATATAGATAGCAATCATACAGATATACTAGCTGATAGCAAATACGCATTATCTTCAATTTTACAAATTCCTATTCCACAAAAGATAAGCACAAGTAGGCGTAAGGTTTATAAAAAAATACATAGTATATTAGCTAATGATGTAAAAGACATAAAGATAAACATAGATGGTAAAGAAAAAAGCATAAGTAGTTGTAGAGACTATAAATCAAATGAAGTGATAATAAAAAAACTGTTTGAAGATACATATTGGATTGTGATTAAGAGTGAGGAAGAAAATAAAATTAAAATTAACATATCTTCATTATCTTGTGAAGGTAATATTTTAATATATACTGGAGATATAAATTCTGGAATTATAAAGACAAAGAATATACAGGTGAAAGATAACTTAAGTTTGTCAATTTAA
- the trmL gene encoding tRNA (uridine(34)/cytosine(34)/5-carboxymethylaminomethyluridine(34)-2'-O)-methyltransferase TrmL, which translates to MTVNIVLYQPEIPQNTGNIARSCAATGASLHLIKPLGFSIDDKHLKRAGLDYWSLLDLHVYENIDEFFEKNSSGSFYFSTTKGVKNYSDFAFEENSFIIFGKETAGLPKEILEKYREKTMRIPMVNVEKARSLNLSNSVAIVLYEALRQQGFLNLI; encoded by the coding sequence ATGACAGTAAATATTGTACTATATCAACCAGAAATACCACAGAACACAGGAAACATAGCTAGAAGTTGTGCAGCTACAGGAGCTTCTCTTCATCTTATAAAACCTCTAGGCTTTTCAATAGATGATAAGCACCTAAAAAGAGCAGGACTAGACTATTGGAGCTTATTAGATTTACATGTGTATGAAAATATAGATGAGTTCTTTGAAAAAAACTCTAGTGGAAGTTTTTACTTTTCTACGACTAAAGGCGTTAAGAATTATTCTGATTTTGCATTTGAAGAGAATTCATTTATAATTTTTGGAAAGGAAACAGCTGGATTACCAAAAGAAATATTAGAAAAATATAGAGAAAAAACTATGCGAATTCCTATGGTTAATGTCGAAAAAGCAAGATCTTTAAACCTGTCAAATTCAGTAGCTATAGTCCTATATGAGGCACTTAGACAACAAGGCTTCTTAAATCTTATATAA
- a CDS encoding Na/Pi cotransporter family protein gives MEIAFGVIGGLGMFLYGMNIMGTGLQKAAGEKLKRLIEILTNNRFMGVLVGALVTMVIQSSSATTVMVVGFVNAGIMTLTQAVGVIMGANVGTTVTAQLIAFNFSQIAPVAIGIGVAILLFSSNKKHKEFAEILIGFGILFVGMDLMSSSLKPLSKSETFRGLLMSLNNPFIGILVGFGLTTMLQSSSASIGLLLALAMEGFINIDMALPILFGDNIGTTTTALISSIGANKTAKKAAFIHFLFNVTGTILFMIVLRKPIQSIVYSFSPSDVQRQIANAHTLFNLTNVIIQFPFAGLLVKAAERVIKGDKEDENQLLKYIDSRIIETPSVALGQVSKEVLRMSKMAEDNLKTASEAFYSKDDKLINKVFDGEKKVNELEQGITEYLVQLSNAPLTDEQHNMVTTLFHAINDIERISDHSENVAELTQYRIDDDLWFTDDAIAELHIMFDRVHELYQNAILAFKTADADIARKVIIEEDEIDIMEKKYRINHIERLNGKSCRLGSGIVYLDIISNLERVADHSANIAQYVLDAVE, from the coding sequence ATGGAAATAGCATTCGGTGTTATCGGTGGTCTTGGAATGTTTCTATATGGAATGAATATTATGGGAACGGGACTACAAAAAGCAGCAGGAGAGAAACTAAAAAGACTTATAGAAATATTAACTAATAATAGATTCATGGGGGTACTAGTTGGTGCACTTGTGACAATGGTAATTCAAAGTAGTAGTGCAACTACAGTAATGGTAGTTGGTTTTGTCAATGCAGGCATAATGACATTGACCCAAGCTGTAGGAGTTATAATGGGAGCTAATGTAGGTACAACAGTTACAGCTCAGCTTATAGCATTTAATTTTTCTCAAATTGCTCCAGTAGCTATAGGTATAGGGGTTGCAATCCTTTTATTCTCATCAAACAAGAAACATAAAGAATTTGCAGAAATATTAATTGGTTTTGGTATTCTTTTTGTAGGAATGGACTTAATGTCAAGCTCTCTTAAGCCTTTAAGTAAATCAGAAACTTTTAGAGGTTTACTAATGAGCCTTAACAATCCTTTTATAGGAATACTAGTAGGATTTGGATTAACTACTATGTTACAAAGTAGTAGTGCATCTATAGGGTTATTATTAGCGTTAGCTATGGAAGGTTTTATAAATATAGATATGGCTTTACCAATACTATTTGGAGATAATATTGGAACTACTACTACGGCTTTAATATCAAGTATAGGGGCTAATAAAACTGCGAAAAAAGCTGCATTTATTCACTTCCTATTTAACGTAACAGGAACTATACTCTTTATGATAGTACTTAGAAAGCCTATACAAAGCATAGTTTATAGCTTTTCACCATCAGATGTACAAAGACAAATTGCAAATGCACATACACTATTTAACTTAACAAATGTAATTATACAATTCCCATTTGCAGGTTTACTAGTTAAAGCGGCTGAAAGAGTAATAAAAGGTGATAAAGAAGATGAAAATCAATTATTAAAATATATAGACAGCAGAATTATAGAAACTCCTTCAGTAGCACTAGGTCAAGTTTCTAAGGAAGTTTTAAGAATGAGTAAAATGGCTGAAGATAACTTAAAAACAGCATCAGAAGCATTTTATAGTAAAGATGATAAGCTAATAAACAAGGTATTTGATGGAGAGAAAAAAGTAAATGAACTAGAGCAAGGAATAACAGAATATTTAGTTCAACTTTCAAACGCACCGCTAACAGATGAACAACATAATATGGTTACAACTTTATTCCATGCTATAAACGATATTGAACGTATTTCAGATCACTCAGAAAATGTAGCTGAACTTACACAATACAGAATAGATGATGATCTTTGGTTTACAGACGACGCTATTGCGGAACTTCATATAATGTTTGATAGGGTTCATGAACTTTATCAGAATGCTATTCTAGCATTTAAAACAGCTGATGCAGATATAGCTAGAAAAGTTATAATAGAAGAAGATGAAATAGATATTATGGAGAAAAAATATAGAATAAATCATATAGAAAGACTTAACGGTAAAAGTTGTAGATTAGGTTCAGGAATAGTATATCTAGACATAATAAGCAACTTAGAAAGAGTAGCAGATCATTCAGCAAATATAGCACAGTATGTACTAGATGCGGTAGAATAA
- the trxB gene encoding thioredoxin-disulfide reductase, with product MNDIYDLIIIGSGPAGLSAGLYSGRAKLRALIIEKEKPGGQIASTNEVANYPGSIKDATGPSLIERMVEQSDQFGTERVTDEVREVNLKDKIKVVKSDKGEYKSKSVIIATGAKPKLLGCPGEKDFIGRGVSYCSTCDGDFFTGLDVYVVGGGDSAVQEALHLTKFAKKVTIIHRRSELKAAKSLQDRAFKNEKIDYIWDSEVKEIKGEGIVNSLVLENLKTGEKREIIADDEFGTFGVFIFVGYDPQTEVFKDQIELDRGYIKTDEYMKTSLLGVFAAGDCRNTPLRQVITASADGAIASIYAEKYIHDEFES from the coding sequence ATGAATGATATATATGATTTAATCATAATAGGATCAGGACCGGCTGGTCTTTCTGCTGGATTATATTCAGGTAGAGCAAAATTAAGAGCATTAATAATAGAAAAAGAAAAGCCAGGAGGACAGATAGCTTCAACAAATGAGGTTGCAAACTATCCAGGCTCTATTAAAGATGCGACAGGTCCATCTTTAATAGAAAGAATGGTAGAACAATCAGATCAATTTGGTACAGAAAGAGTAACAGATGAAGTAAGAGAAGTTAATTTAAAGGATAAGATAAAGGTAGTAAAGAGCGATAAAGGAGAATATAAATCAAAATCAGTTATAATAGCAACTGGAGCTAAACCTAAATTATTAGGATGCCCTGGTGAGAAAGACTTTATAGGAAGAGGAGTTTCATATTGTTCTACTTGTGACGGGGACTTTTTTACTGGTCTAGATGTATATGTTGTAGGAGGAGGAGACTCTGCTGTTCAAGAAGCTCTTCACTTAACTAAGTTTGCAAAAAAAGTTACTATAATTCACAGAAGAAGTGAGTTGAAAGCTGCGAAATCTTTACAAGATAGAGCATTCAAAAATGAAAAGATAGATTATATATGGGACTCAGAGGTTAAAGAAATAAAAGGAGAAGGAATAGTAAATTCGCTAGTATTGGAGAATTTAAAAACTGGAGAAAAGAGAGAAATTATAGCAGATGATGAATTTGGAACTTTCGGAGTGTTTATATTCGTGGGATATGATCCACAGACAGAAGTATTCAAAGATCAGATAGAATTAGATAGAGGATATATAAAGACAGACGAATATATGAAAACTAGTCTTCTAGGAGTATTTGCAGCAGGAGATTGTAGAAATACACCTCTAAGACAGGTTATAACAGCTTCAGCAGATGGTGCCATAGCATCTATTTATGCAGAGAAGTATATACATGATGAATTTGAGAGTTAA
- the gap gene encoding type I glyceraldehyde-3-phosphate dehydrogenase, producing the protein MAVKIGISGFGRIGRDILRAYFESGATDVEIVAINNGSGSAKDLAHLFKYDSLYGRFDGDIEVVSDDKIKINGKELAVIRERSPENIPWKQLGVEIVIDATGAFRDKAGLERHLQGGAKKVILTAPAKGDDVKTIVMGVNENEYNKDEHNIVSNASCTTNCLAPFTKIILEKFGVKKGLMTTVHAYTNDQNVLDNAHSDPRRARAAAESIIPTTTGAAKAVALVIPELKGKLNGFAMRVPTPTVSVVDVVFEVEKATTAEEVNAALKEAAEGELKGILGFSDEPLVSIDYKKDPHSSIVDGLSTMVIDNMVKVVSWYDNEWGYSSRVLDLARYITSKGI; encoded by the coding sequence ATGGCTGTAAAAATTGGAATTAGTGGTTTTGGTAGAATAGGAAGAGATATATTAAGAGCTTATTTTGAAAGTGGTGCTACAGACGTAGAAATAGTAGCAATAAATAATGGATCAGGTAGTGCAAAAGATTTAGCACACTTATTTAAATATGACTCATTATACGGAAGATTTGATGGAGACATTGAAGTAGTGTCTGACGATAAAATCAAAATAAATGGAAAAGAATTAGCAGTAATAAGAGAAAGAAGTCCAGAAAATATACCTTGGAAGCAATTAGGAGTAGAAATAGTTATAGATGCTACAGGAGCATTCAGAGATAAAGCAGGATTAGAAAGACACCTACAAGGTGGAGCTAAGAAAGTTATATTAACAGCACCAGCTAAAGGTGACGATGTTAAAACTATAGTTATGGGAGTTAATGAGAACGAATATAATAAAGATGAACATAATATAGTTTCAAATGCATCATGTACTACAAACTGTTTAGCTCCATTTACTAAAATAATTTTAGAAAAGTTTGGAGTTAAAAAAGGTCTTATGACTACAGTTCACGCGTATACAAATGACCAAAACGTATTAGATAATGCTCACTCAGACCCTAGAAGAGCAAGAGCAGCAGCAGAGTCAATAATACCTACAACAACAGGAGCTGCTAAAGCAGTTGCATTAGTTATACCAGAGTTAAAAGGAAAATTAAATGGATTTGCAATGAGAGTACCTACTCCTACAGTTTCAGTAGTAGATGTTGTATTTGAAGTAGAAAAAGCTACTACAGCTGAAGAAGTAAACGCAGCTCTTAAAGAAGCCGCTGAAGGTGAATTAAAAGGAATATTAGGATTTTCAGATGAGCCATTAGTATCAATAGACTATAAAAAAGATCCTCATTCATCAATAGTAGACGGACTATCAACTATGGTAATAGATAACATGGTTAAAGTAGTATCATGGTATGATAACGAGTGGGGATACTCATCAAGAGTATTAGACCTTGCAAGATACATCACTAGTAAAGGAATCTAA
- a CDS encoding phosphoglycerate kinase, producing MLNKKSIEDLDIKGKRVLVRCDFNVPMNDKGEITDDIRIASALPTIKYIIENGGKAVVMSHFGRPKGEPNSKYSLKPVAERLSKLIEKEVVFADDDTVVGEKTKEIVSNMKDGDIVLLQNTRYRKEEEKNGDDFAKELASLGDVYVNDAFGTAHRAHASNVGVSKYLPSSVGYLVKKEIDIMGKAMLDPEKPFVAILGGAKVSDKIGVIENLLEKVDSIIVGGGMVFTFFKAQGLEIGKSLLEEDKIDLAKELIEKAKAKNVDLLLPVDIVVGKEFKNDTEFKTVDIDGIPDDYMGLDIGEKSIELFSKTIKEAKTVLWNGPMGVFEMSNFAKGTEGIAKAMAESEGVTIVGGGDSAAAVEQTGLDKQMTHISTGGGASLEFFEGKVLPGIEDIDEK from the coding sequence ATGCTTAATAAAAAGAGTATAGAAGATTTAGATATAAAGGGAAAAAGAGTTTTAGTAAGATGTGACTTTAATGTTCCTATGAATGATAAGGGCGAAATTACTGATGACATAAGAATAGCCAGTGCACTTCCTACTATTAAATACATAATAGAGAACGGTGGAAAAGCAGTAGTTATGTCTCACTTTGGAAGACCAAAGGGAGAACCTAATTCTAAATACAGCTTAAAACCAGTAGCAGAAAGACTTTCAAAGTTAATAGAAAAAGAAGTAGTTTTTGCAGATGATGATACTGTAGTAGGAGAAAAAACTAAAGAAATAGTTTCAAATATGAAAGATGGAGACATAGTATTACTTCAAAATACTAGATATAGAAAAGAAGAAGAAAAAAACGGAGACGATTTTGCAAAAGAATTAGCTTCTTTAGGAGATGTATATGTAAATGACGCTTTCGGTACTGCACATAGGGCTCATGCTTCTAACGTAGGAGTAAGTAAATATCTTCCTTCATCAGTTGGATATCTAGTGAAAAAAGAAATAGATATAATGGGTAAAGCTATGTTAGATCCAGAAAAACCATTTGTAGCTATTTTAGGTGGAGCAAAAGTTTCAGATAAAATAGGCGTAATAGAAAATCTTCTAGAAAAAGTAGACAGTATAATAGTTGGTGGAGGAATGGTCTTTACTTTCTTTAAAGCTCAAGGTTTAGAAATCGGAAAATCTCTTTTAGAAGAAGATAAAATAGACTTAGCTAAAGAATTAATTGAAAAAGCAAAAGCAAAAAATGTAGATCTTTTACTACCAGTAGATATAGTAGTAGGTAAAGAATTCAAAAATGATACGGAATTTAAGACTGTTGACATAGATGGTATACCAGATGATTATATGGGACTAGATATAGGAGAAAAAAGTATCGAATTATTTTCAAAAACTATAAAAGAAGCTAAGACAGTATTATGGAATGGACCTATGGGTGTATTTGAGATGTCTAACTTTGCTAAAGGAACAGAAGGAATAGCTAAAGCTATGGCAGAATCAGAAGGAGTAACTATAGTAGGTGGAGGAGATAGTGCTGCTGCAGTAGAACAAACAGGTTTAGATAAGCAAATGACACATATATCTACTGGTGGAGGAGCATCACTAGAGTTCTTTGAAGGTAAGGTACTACCAGGAATAGAAGATATCGACGAAAAGTAA
- the tpiA gene encoding triose-phosphate isomerase, which produces MRKPFIAGNWKMHKTINESVELVREIKAKIKDSDVEVAVCVPFTSLNEVKKEIQETNIKLGAQNMHWEESGAFTGEVSGAMLKEIGVDYVILGHSERRQYFGETDETVNKKIKKALEYNINPIFCVGETLEQRESGIDREIIKGQVIKGLEDISSEDLERIVIAYEPIWAIGTGKTASKEDANSMISFIRETLKEKYDSEVSQKVRIQYGGSVKPDNVSEIMSQSDIDGALVGGASLKSDDFLALVQF; this is translated from the coding sequence TTGAGAAAGCCTTTTATCGCAGGTAACTGGAAGATGCACAAGACAATAAATGAGTCTGTAGAATTAGTTAGAGAAATAAAAGCTAAAATAAAAGACTCTGATGTTGAAGTAGCAGTTTGTGTTCCATTTACTTCTTTAAATGAAGTGAAAAAAGAAATACAAGAGACAAATATAAAGCTTGGTGCTCAAAATATGCATTGGGAAGAAAGTGGTGCATTTACAGGAGAAGTATCAGGAGCTATGTTAAAGGAAATAGGTGTAGACTATGTTATTCTAGGCCACTCTGAAAGAAGACAGTATTTCGGAGAAACAGATGAAACAGTAAATAAGAAAATAAAAAAAGCGCTAGAATATAATATAAATCCTATATTCTGTGTAGGAGAGACACTAGAACAAAGAGAATCTGGCATTGATAGAGAAATAATTAAAGGCCAAGTAATAAAAGGATTAGAAGATATATCTAGTGAAGATTTAGAAAGAATAGTTATAGCTTATGAGCCAATATGGGCTATAGGAACAGGAAAAACAGCGTCTAAGGAAGATGCAAATAGTATGATTTCATTCATTAGAGAAACATTAAAAGAAAAATATGACTCAGAAGTTTCTCAAAAAGTTAGAATACAATATGGTGGAAGTGTTAAGCCAGACAATGTAAGTGAAATAATGAGTCAATCAGATATAGATGGTGCATTAGTAGGTGGAGCTAGCTTAAAGTCTGATGATTTCTTAGCACTTGTTCAGTTTTAA
- the gpmI gene encoding 2,3-bisphosphoglycerate-independent phosphoglycerate mutase has protein sequence MTRKLVTLVILDGWGIGKDYEGNAILRAKADNYRMISEKYPNTRLEASGFAVGLPSGQMGNSEVGHLNIGAGRVVYQELTRITKSIQEKEFFEKVEFLQAIENCKNNKSKLHLMGLLSDGGVHSHNSHLYALLELAKQQGLKEVYVHCFLDGRDTPPQSAKIYLENLEKKIKDIGVGKIATISGRYYSMDRDKRWDRVEKAYNALILGEGQKASSSQECIEKSYAENTTDEFVIPTVIVDDNKPVATIDDNDSVIFFNFRPDRAREITRAIVDQSFDGFERKKEVKTHFVCMTMYDVSIENVEVAYKPESYENTLGEYVSSLGLKQLRIAETEKYAHVTFFFNGGVEEPNAQEDRVLIPSPKVATYDLKPEMSAFEVKDEVIKRIKSKEYDLIIINFANSDMVGHTGDLEAAIKAIEAVDICLGEVVKEVINVDGKLLITADHGNAEEMVDVDTGGNFTAHTTNKVPCIIVGEGDIKLREGNLADIAPTLLDMMGEQAPSEMTGSSLIIR, from the coding sequence ATGACTAGAAAACTGGTAACTCTCGTAATACTTGATGGTTGGGGTATCGGAAAAGATTATGAAGGAAATGCTATCTTAAGAGCTAAAGCTGATAATTATAGAATGATCTCAGAGAAATATCCTAATACAAGGTTAGAAGCTAGTGGTTTTGCAGTAGGACTTCCATCGGGACAGATGGGAAATTCTGAAGTAGGTCACTTAAATATAGGTGCAGGAAGAGTGGTTTATCAAGAACTTACTAGAATAACTAAAAGTATACAGGAAAAAGAGTTTTTTGAAAAAGTAGAGTTTTTACAAGCTATAGAAAATTGTAAAAATAATAAATCGAAGCTACATCTTATGGGATTACTTTCAGATGGTGGGGTTCATAGTCATAATAGTCATTTATATGCACTGCTAGAGCTTGCAAAACAACAGGGATTAAAAGAAGTCTATGTTCACTGTTTCTTAGATGGAAGAGACACACCACCACAAAGTGCTAAGATTTATCTTGAGAACTTAGAAAAAAAGATAAAAGATATAGGAGTAGGTAAGATAGCTACGATATCAGGTAGATATTACTCTATGGATAGAGACAAAAGATGGGATAGAGTAGAAAAAGCCTATAATGCATTAATACTAGGAGAAGGACAAAAAGCTAGTAGTAGTCAAGAGTGTATAGAGAAGTCTTATGCTGAAAATACAACGGATGAGTTTGTTATTCCTACTGTAATAGTAGATGATAATAAACCAGTTGCTACTATAGATGATAACGACTCTGTTATATTCTTTAACTTTAGACCAGATAGAGCTAGAGAAATAACTAGAGCAATCGTAGATCAAAGTTTTGATGGGTTTGAAAGAAAGAAGGAAGTAAAAACTCACTTTGTATGTATGACTATGTATGATGTAAGCATAGAAAATGTAGAGGTTGCTTATAAACCTGAGAGCTATGAAAACACATTGGGAGAATATGTGAGTTCTCTTGGACTAAAACAACTTAGAATAGCAGAAACTGAAAAGTATGCACATGTTACTTTCTTCTTTAATGGTGGGGTAGAGGAACCTAATGCTCAGGAAGATAGGGTACTAATACCATCGCCTAAAGTTGCAACTTATGACTTAAAGCCGGAAATGAGTGCTTTTGAAGTAAAAGATGAGGTCATAAAAAGGATTAAAAGCAAAGAATATGACTTGATAATTATAAACTTTGCTAACTCTGATATGGTAGGTCATACGGGAGATTTAGAAGCTGCCATAAAAGCAATAGAGGCAGTAGATATATGCCTGGGTGAGGTTGTAAAAGAAGTAATAAATGTAGACGGAAAACTGTTAATAACTGCAGACCATGGTAATGCAGAAGAGATGGTAGACGTTGATACTGGTGGAAACTTTACAGCGCACACAACTAACAAAGTACCATGTATAATAGTTGGTGAAGGAGATATTAAGTTAAGAGAAGGAAATTTAGCAGATATAGCTCCTACTCTATTAGATATGATGGGAGAACAAGCTCCTAGTGAAATGACAGGTAGCTCATTAATTATTAGATAA
- the eno gene encoding phosphopyruvate hydratase: protein MSTIMDIYAREILDSRGNPTVEVEVWTEGGGYGRAAVPSGASTGAFEAVELRDGEKDRYLGKGVSKAVDNVNEIIAPEIIGMDALDQVLIDEAMIELDGTDNKGKLGANAILGVSMAVARAASDVIGVSLYQYLGGVNAKTLPVPMMNILNGGEHADNNVDIQEFMVMPVGASSFKEALRMGAEVFHSLKKVLQGKGLNTAVGDEGGFAPNLSSNEEALATIVEAIKQAGYEPGKDILLALDVAATELYDKESKTYKLSGEGKEFTSKEFVEFYKNLVEKYPVISIEDGLDEEDWEGWKLLTEELGSKVQLVGDDLFVTNTERLEKGIKAGVANSILIKLNQIGTITETLDAIEMAKRAGYTAVVSHRSGETEDSTIADLVVAVNAGQIKTGAPSRSDRVAKYNQLLRIEDELRGSSKYNGKSVFYNI, encoded by the coding sequence ATGTCAACGATAATGGATATTTATGCTAGGGAAATACTTGATTCAAGAGGAAATCCAACAGTAGAGGTTGAGGTATGGACAGAAGGTGGCGGATATGGTAGAGCTGCAGTTCCATCTGGAGCATCAACTGGAGCATTTGAGGCTGTTGAATTAAGAGATGGAGAAAAAGACAGATATTTAGGAAAAGGAGTATCGAAAGCAGTAGATAACGTAAATGAAATAATAGCACCAGAAATCATAGGTATGGATGCTTTAGATCAAGTTCTTATAGATGAAGCTATGATAGAACTAGATGGTACAGACAATAAAGGAAAACTAGGAGCTAATGCTATACTAGGTGTTTCTATGGCTGTAGCAAGAGCTGCTTCTGATGTTATAGGAGTTTCATTATACCAATATTTAGGTGGGGTAAATGCAAAAACATTACCAGTGCCTATGATGAATATACTTAATGGTGGAGAACATGCAGATAATAACGTAGATATCCAAGAATTCATGGTTATGCCTGTAGGTGCTAGTTCATTTAAAGAGGCTTTAAGAATGGGTGCAGAAGTTTTCCATAGTCTTAAAAAGGTATTACAAGGAAAAGGCTTAAATACTGCAGTAGGTGATGAAGGTGGATTCGCTCCAAACTTATCGTCAAATGAAGAAGCTCTAGCTACTATAGTAGAGGCTATAAAACAAGCTGGATATGAGCCAGGAAAAGATATTCTACTTGCACTAGATGTTGCTGCAACAGAACTTTATGATAAAGAATCAAAGACATATAAATTATCAGGAGAAGGAAAAGAGTTTACTTCTAAAGAATTTGTAGAGTTCTACAAAAACTTAGTAGAGAAATATCCTGTTATATCAATAGAAGATGGATTAGATGAAGAGGACTGGGAAGGTTGGAAACTACTAACTGAGGAACTTGGAAGTAAAGTTCAATTAGTAGGAGATGACTTATTTGTTACAAATACTGAGCGTTTAGAAAAAGGTATAAAAGCAGGAGTTGCAAACTCAATACTTATAAAGCTTAATCAAATAGGAACTATCACAGAAACATTAGATGCTATAGAGATGGCTAAAAGAGCAGGATATACTGCTGTAGTTTCTCATAGATCAGGAGAAACAGAAGATTCAACTATAGCAGACTTAGTAGTGGCAGTAAACGCAGGACAAATAAAAACAGGAGCACCTTCAAGATCAGACAGAGTTGCTAAGTATAACCAATTATTAAGAATAGAAGATGAGTTAAGAGGCTCAAGCAAATATAACGGTAAATCTGTATTCTACAATATATAG
- the secG gene encoding preprotein translocase subunit SecG: protein MSTLFTVLILLSSIIVIACVCAQQSKSGGLSGAISGGASESAWSQGKGRSYEALLDKAIIFGGVIVLISSVALSALQK, encoded by the coding sequence ATGTCTACCCTATTTACGGTACTTATACTGTTATCAAGCATAATTGTTATAGCATGTGTTTGCGCCCAACAAAGTAAAAGTGGAGGGCTATCAGGAGCTATATCAGGTGGAGCTTCAGAAAGTGCTTGGTCTCAAGGTAAGGGAAGAAGTTATGAAGCATTATTAGATAAAGCAATAATATTCGGTGGAGTAATAGTATTAATATCATCGGTAGCATTATCAGCTTTACAAAAGTAG